AGATGTACGACGCGCTCGACTCCGTGCTCGCCGGAACGGCCGGCGTGGACGAGCGGCTCACGGTGCGGGCCCGGGTCCGGCGCCGCGGGCGGGACATCGCCGACAGGACCGTGCTCAACGACGTGGTCCTCGGCAGATCGGCCGATTCGGGCATCATCGACGTGTCGATCACCCTGCGCGACCGGCTCGTCACGAGTTGCCGCGCCGACGGCGTGATCGTGGCGACGCCGACCGGATCCACGGGCTACAACCTGGCCGCCGGCGGCCCGATCGTGCACCCGACCGTCGATGCCCTCACGGTGACCCCCATCGCTCCCCATACGCTCACCAACCGGCCGGTGGTCATCCCCGGCCGGGAACCGGTGACGCTGCAACCGCGTCTGGCCGGCGCGCACTTCGACGCCTTCGCCAACTTCGACGGCCAGCTCAGCGTGGCCCTCGAGGACGGGGACGCGGTCATCGTGGAGCGGTCTTCCCCCCCCTTGCGACTGGTGCGCGCCGAATCGCGCGACTATTTCGCGGTGCTGCGGGAAAAGCTGAAATGGGGCGAGCGCTGACGCGGGGGCGCTGTCTATTCGCCGCTTATCGGCGGGTGGTGAATGATCTGCACCCGGTTCCCGTCCGGATCGGAGACGTACAGCGACCGTGCGCCGTCGCGATGGGTCCGCGGGGGAGCGTCGAGCGCGATGCCCCGACCGGCCAGATAGTCCGCCCAGGCGTCGACGTCGGACGGGCTGCGCACCAGGAGACCGAGGTGATCGAGAGCGCCGCCGGCCGCGCGCTCGGGCGCGTCGCCGCCGGACGGCCCCCGATGGAGCGCCAGGTTGTCGGCGCCGGACGTCAGGTAGACGTTGTCGGCGTCCGGCTCCCATTCCACGGCAAAGCCGAGAACCTGCGTATAGAAGCGCTTCATCGCGTCGAAGGCGCGAACGTGCAGCGCCAGGTGTCGTAGCCCGCGGTGCGGCGGTCGGTCCGGCATGGATCGATGGTAACCCGCGGAGCCCGCGCCGGGGCCTGCCGGCGCCGCCGAACCCGGCGCAGAGCCGTGTTCGGCCCCAGCCCCCACCGCCCCAGGAGCTCGCGCCACTTGAGCGCACTACGTTGCGCTTACGTGGCGCAAGCTCCTAGAATCGAGTCATGGCTCCACGTTCGGCTGCGCGTACTCCTTGCGCTCTGTGCGGCTCCAAGGAGGTTTCCGAACCCCGCGGGGAGGAGAAGTACTGTCAGGAGTGCTGGGTGAAGAAGATGGCGGTCGAGGACGTCGTCGCCCAGGAGTTCGCGCTCAAGCGGTACATCCGGGCGCACAGCGCGGAGAAGTACCTCGTGTATCACTCGACCCAGAAGAGACCCTGCGGCCAGCTCATCGTCGTCGACGACGGCTACGACCTCTTCCTCAGTCTGATCCTCTACCCGACGTTCTCCTGGGACGAACCGGCCTATCACCTGGAGGGCGACCCGGAAGGACGCGCGTTCGCGGAACTGTTGGTCGACGTCGTCGCCGCCGAGGTGATCGAGCCGTGGGGCGGCGGGAAGTGGCATCTGGAGGTGTTCCGGTCGGCGAGCGCCGAGCCCGAGGACTGGAACGGAGAAATGTAAGGTGCCCGCGTTCGACGCGGGACTGCTATACTCTCGCCTCATCTCTGCGAACGATCTTCGGGAGGACATGCGATGCAATCCGTGAACCGCACACTGCTTTGGGGTGTCATGGTCCTGCTGGCGGCGGCGACCGCCTGCGGCGGCGGCGAAGAAGAGGAGGCGGCGGCCGCCGCGGCGGCGGCGGCAGAGGCGGAGATCGAAGTGAGCCCCGAGGCCAGGGCCGCGGCCGATCGGCTCGCGGCACGGCTCGCGGCGGGAATCTCCCTCGTGCCGACGCAGCGCGGACAGGCCGAGATCGGCTACACGCAGCCGACCGCCCGCCGCGGCACCGGCCAGGACCGGGGCTTCAACATCACGTCGATCCGGATCCGGAATGTCTCGCAGAACGCGATCGCGGGGTTCCAGGTCGACGAGTTCTGGTACGACGGGGACGGCAACACGGTGACCGGCGATCAGGCGCGGCGGCGCCTGCCGATCATGGTCGACGAGGTGTGCGACATCGAGCTCCGGGTGCCGGTGGTGTCCGCGATGGACCGCAGCAACTACGAGTTCTCCCACCAGAACGGCGACATCAAGGCGACCCTCCTCCAAGACATCGAGTTCCCGCCGCAACCCGAGGTCGAAGAGGGCGAAGAGGGCGAAGAGGGCGAAGACGCGGCCGCGGCCGAGGAAGCCGAAGAGGGCGAAGAAGAGCTGGTGGACGAGGACGCGCTGAAGTTCACCTGCCTCCGCCCCGTCGAGGAGGGCATGCTGGAGGAGTCTGCGGCGGCCGAGGATGGGGCGGCTGGAGCCGCCGAGGGAGCCTGAGCGGCACACCTTGCCGCGCAGAAGACCGGACGGAACGCACCGAGCCCGTCGTCGCCGCGCCCGTGCACGCGCGGTGGCGGCCGGGCGTTGGCATGCGACGGCCGGCAAGTGCTCTGTGTCACGGACCATGTCCATTTTCCGGCCGTCAGCCGGATGTCTCGCTCCGGCGTGACCGGATTCGGAATCTCGCAGCAAGCCACGGCCAGGAGTCCGGCGTCCTACTGGTAGATCCCGGGTCGCGAGTCGCGGCCCGGCGGCCGCGTCGGTACGGTACGCACGCATGGCATTCGATCTGTCGGCGATTCAGCGGGCGCTCCGCGAGGACGGACTCGACGGCTGGCTCCTCTACGACTTTCACGGATCCAACCCCATCGCGCGCCGGGTAACAGGCCTTGGCGGTAGCGGCAAACTGACGACGCGACGCTGGTACTACCTCGTCCCCGCGTCCGGCGAGCCGCGCGCCCTCGTGCACGGCATCGAGCGGCACAGTCTGGCGCATCTTCCCGGAAGCCGGCGGATCTACGCGGGACGCAACGAGCTGGAAGCGGGTCTGGACTCCCTCGTGCAGGGCATGCGCCGCATCGCGATGGAGTACTCGCCGAACTGCGCGATTCCCTACGTCTCGCGAGTGGACGCCGGGACCGTCGAACGCATCCGTTCGCTGGGCGCCGACGTAGTGTCCTCCGGCGACCTCGTACAACGCTTCGAAGCCGTCTGGGACGACGGGGCGCTCGCGAGCCACCGCACCGCATCCCGGCATCTGCACAGCATCAAGGACCGCACGTTCGAGCTGATCGCCGACCGCGTCGGCGGGGGTTCGTTGACCGAGTACGCGGTCCAGCAGGTGATGACCGAGTGGTTCGCGGACGCGGGGCTGCTCACCGACTGCCCGCCGGTGGTGGCCGCTCAGGAGAGCAGCGGAAACCCCCACTATCTGCCCACCGCGGAGGCACATCGTCCCATCGGACGCGGGCAGGTGGTCCTGCTCGACCTGTGGGGCAAGATCGACAAGCCGGGCGCCGTGTACGCCGACATCACGTGGGTCGGCTTCACCGGCTCCCAGGTGCCGCCCAGGGCCGCCGCCATCTTCGGTGCAGCACGCGAGGCCCGCGACGCCGCCGTCTCGCTCGTCGCCGAGCGGGTGCACGCCGGGCGACCGATCAGCGGCTGGGAGGTGGACCGCGCCGCGCGGGACGTGATCGACGCCGCGGGCTACGGCGACCGCTTCATGCACCGCACCGGCCACAGCCTCGGCGAGGAGGTCCACGGCAACGGCGTGCACATGGACGACTACGAGACGCACGATGAGCGGCGGCTCATCGCCGGCACCGGGTTCACGATCGAACCCGGCGTCTACCTGGACGACTTCGGCGTTCGGACCGAGATAAACGTGTACGTGGACGCCGCCGACGCCGCCGTGACCGGTCCGCGGCAGGCGGAAATCGTCCCGCTGGCATAGCTTGCCCCGCGCCCGCCCGCGGGAAGCCCGCGTCAGGCCGCAACCGCGTTACACTTGGAGTCGATGCGAGGGATGCGGGTGCTCGCCCCGCTGGAGGAAATGATGTCGCGATCGAGGACCACATTCGTTTCCACGCTGTTGATTGCCGTGACCGCCATGGCGGTCGGGATGGTGATTGCGTCGCGCTTCAACCTGGCTCCGCCATCGGCGGCGCAGTCCGTTCGGGCGCCCATTCCGAACACCTCGCCGATCTCCGGCAATCTGACCGCAACGACGTTCCGCGAGATCGCCGACGCGCAGACGGCGATGGTCGTGACCATCTGGACCCAGCAGCCGCGGCAGCAGGGGAACATGAACGAGTTCTTCGGCGGCGACGAGTTCTTCCGCCGGTTCTTCGGACAACCGCCGGAACGCGAGGCGCCGCCCGAGGACAACGACACCACCCGGCCGGCGGCGACCGGAACGGGATTCGTGATCGACCGCGCCGGCCTGATCCTGACGAACAACCACGTCGTCGAGAACGCCACGAGCATCGAGATCCACTTCTTCGGCGACGACGACGACGAGCGCTACGAGGCGCGGGTGCTGGGCCGCGATCGCCTGACCGACAGCGCGCTGCTCGAGCTGGTCGAGCGACCCGACCGGGAGCTGCCCGTGGCGACGTTCGGCGATTCGGGTCAGATGGCGCCGGGCGACTGGGTGATGGCGATCGGGGCCCCCTTCGGCCTCAGCCATACGGTCACCGTCGGGGTCATCTCGGCGCTCGCCCGGCCGCTGCCCTCGGCCCCCGGCCGCAGCAACGAGATGCTGCAGACCGATGCCGCAATCAACCCGGGCAACTCCGGTGGACCGCTCCTGAACATCCGCGGCGAGGTGGTCGGAATGAACACGGCGATCATGAGCGACCGCCGGTCCAACGCGGGTGTCGGTTTCGCCGTGCCCATCAACACCGTGCGCGATCTGCTCGACGAGCTCCGCGGCGGCAAGGTGACGCGCGGCGTGATCGGCATTCAGATTCGCGATGTCCCGAGGGACGAGTACGCCGTGCTCGGACTCGACGAACCCCGCGGCGTCATCGTCTCGCTGGTCAACCCGGACGGGCCCGCGGACCAAGGCGGCATGCAGCCCGCAGACGTGGTGGTGGCCTACGGCGGGGAGCCCGTGGAGGACACCCGGGACCTCCAGAGCCGGGTCGTCGCCACCCGGCCCGGAACGACCGTGCCGATCGACGTCGTTCGCAACGGTGAACCGCTGACTCTCGACGTCACCATCGGCGAGCTCGACCTCGAGGCGGAGAGCCGCAACGTGATGGCCGCGGCCGAAGAGACCAGCGAGGGCTTCGGCATCACGCTTCAGGACCTGACGCCGCCGATGGCCCGCCGCCTGCGCGTGCCGGCGGACACGGTCGGCGCGGTGGTCGTCGACGTCCAGCGCGGCAGCACGTCGGAAGCAGGCGGCCTGCAGCCCGGGGACGTCATCCTCAGCGTCAACCGCGTCGACGTCGAGTCGGCCAGCGAGGCGAGCGCCGAGCTGGGCGAGATCGAGTCGGGACGGACCGCGTTCCTCCTGGTGCAGCGCCGCGACACACGCGTCTTTCTGCAGGTGGAGAAGGAGTAGGGGTCCGCGCCGCAGAAGCGGTGCAGACTCGCCGCGGCGTGGCCGGATGCACGAGATGACGCTGCGGGAGGTGATCCGGGAGCGGATCCGGACGGAGGGTCCGCTGCCGTTCGCCGCCTTCGCCGAGTTGGCCCTCTACCATCCCGAGCTGGGTTACTACGCCCGCGTCGACCGGCGATCCGGCCGCGCGGGCGATTTCTTCACCAGCGTCGACCTCGGTCCCGCGTTCGGCTCCCTGCTGGCGTCGCAGCTCGCCGAGATGTGGCGCATCCTGCGGTCCGGATCCGGCGACCCGCGGTTCGACCTGGTCGAGGCCGCCGCCGGCAACGGGCGGCTCGCACGCGACGTGCTCGACGCCGCCGCTGCCGACGACCCTGCCTTCTATCGCGCCATCCGGCTGCACCTGGTCGAACCGAGCCGGGCCGCGCGCGACGCGCAGGCGGCCACGCTCGGCCCCCACGCGGACAAGGTGGCATCGTCGGGCTCCCGCATTCCACCCGCGATCCGCGGAGCCGTCTTCGCGAACGAGCTGCTCGACGCGCTCCCGCCGCATGTGCTGGAAATGACCGCCGGCGGACTCCGGGAGGCATACGTCGACCTCGACCACGCGACCGGCGATTTCGCCGAGCGCCTCGGCCCGCTGTCGGAGGCGAGCCTGCAGCACGTTCGCGACCGGAACATCCGGCTGGAGTCGGGATGGCGAGCCGAGGTCGTACCGGCCGCTGCCGACTGGGTGCGGCGGGCCGTCGACGCCCTCACCCGGGGATTCCTGCTGCTCGTCGACTACGGCCACGAGGCGCGGGAGCTCTACTCCGCGACCCACGCCGCGGGAACGCTGACGACCTACCGGCGGCAGCGCAGCGCAGCCGCCGGCGACGGCGCCGCGCCGCCGTGGCTCGTCGATCCGGGAGAGTGCGACATCACCGCGCACGTCGACCTGACGCTCGTGCGCGACGCGGCCGAGGATGCCGGCGCGCGCACGCTCGGCGTCCTCGACCAGACCTACTTCCTGCTGGGGCTCGGGGCGGTCGAGCGGATGAATCACGCATCGCGCGAATCGCCCGACGGCGGCGTCGCCGCTCTCCGGCGCCGTCTGGCTCTGAAGTCCCTGCTGGTGCCCGGCGGACTCGGCAGCACCCACAAGGTGATGCTCTTCGGCAAGCACGTCGGGACGCCGTCCCTGGCGGGTTGCTCCTATCGCGTCCGCGCAACGTAGAATTCCAGCGGGACAACCGATGAGCGATCGCATCGAGCGTGAGATCAAGCTGTCGTTCGCCTCGGCCGCTGCCGCCCGCGAGGCGGTGGCCGCGCTCGGGGCGATCCGGCTACGCCCGCGTCGCCTGCAGGACGACCGCCTTCTCGATACGAGCACCGGCCGGCTGCGCGCCGAGTGGTGCACGTTGCGCGTGCGCATGGAGGCGCCGGACGCCGGCGGGGAGAGCGTCGCCACTCTCACCTTCAAGGGACCGCCGCGACCCGACGTCATGAAGGTCCGCGAAGAG
Above is a window of Acidobacteriota bacterium DNA encoding:
- a CDS encoding NAD(+) kinase, whose amino-acid sequence is MAHPPTGRRGSGTTVGIVARPHAPNATAAARGATAWLLGRGTPVVIESETARSAGLTGHPTTSRAELPEAADVLLVLGGDGTLLSVAHPVASLAPHTLILAVNCGSLGFLTEITRPEMYDALDSVLAGTAGVDERLTVRARVRRRGRDIADRTVLNDVVLGRSADSGIIDVSITLRDRLVTSCRADGVIVATPTGSTGYNLAAGGPIVHPTVDALTVTPIAPHTLTNRPVVIPGREPVTLQPRLAGAHFDAFANFDGQLSVALEDGDAVIVERSSPPLRLVRAESRDYFAVLREKLKWGER
- a CDS encoding VOC family protein, whose product is MPDRPPHRGLRHLALHVRAFDAMKRFYTQVLGFAVEWEPDADNVYLTSGADNLALHRGPSGGDAPERAAGGALDHLGLLVRSPSDVDAWADYLAGRGIALDAPPRTHRDGARSLYVSDPDGNRVQIIHHPPISGE
- a CDS encoding aminopeptidase P family protein; the encoded protein is MAFDLSAIQRALREDGLDGWLLYDFHGSNPIARRVTGLGGSGKLTTRRWYYLVPASGEPRALVHGIERHSLAHLPGSRRIYAGRNELEAGLDSLVQGMRRIAMEYSPNCAIPYVSRVDAGTVERIRSLGADVVSSGDLVQRFEAVWDDGALASHRTASRHLHSIKDRTFELIADRVGGGSLTEYAVQQVMTEWFADAGLLTDCPPVVAAQESSGNPHYLPTAEAHRPIGRGQVVLLDLWGKIDKPGAVYADITWVGFTGSQVPPRAAAIFGAAREARDAAVSLVAERVHAGRPISGWEVDRAARDVIDAAGYGDRFMHRTGHSLGEEVHGNGVHMDDYETHDERRLIAGTGFTIEPGVYLDDFGVRTEINVYVDAADAAVTGPRQAEIVPLA
- a CDS encoding PDZ domain-containing protein; protein product: MRGMRVLAPLEEMMSRSRTTFVSTLLIAVTAMAVGMVIASRFNLAPPSAAQSVRAPIPNTSPISGNLTATTFREIADAQTAMVVTIWTQQPRQQGNMNEFFGGDEFFRRFFGQPPEREAPPEDNDTTRPAATGTGFVIDRAGLILTNNHVVENATSIEIHFFGDDDDERYEARVLGRDRLTDSALLELVERPDRELPVATFGDSGQMAPGDWVMAIGAPFGLSHTVTVGVISALARPLPSAPGRSNEMLQTDAAINPGNSGGPLLNIRGEVVGMNTAIMSDRRSNAGVGFAVPINTVRDLLDELRGGKVTRGVIGIQIRDVPRDEYAVLGLDEPRGVIVSLVNPDGPADQGGMQPADVVVAYGGEPVEDTRDLQSRVVATRPGTTVPIDVVRNGEPLTLDVTIGELDLEAESRNVMAAAEETSEGFGITLQDLTPPMARRLRVPADTVGAVVVDVQRGSTSEAGGLQPGDVILSVNRVDVESASEASAELGEIESGRTAFLLVQRRDTRVFLQVEKE
- a CDS encoding SAM-dependent methyltransferase is translated as MHEMTLREVIRERIRTEGPLPFAAFAELALYHPELGYYARVDRRSGRAGDFFTSVDLGPAFGSLLASQLAEMWRILRSGSGDPRFDLVEAAAGNGRLARDVLDAAAADDPAFYRAIRLHLVEPSRAARDAQAATLGPHADKVASSGSRIPPAIRGAVFANELLDALPPHVLEMTAGGLREAYVDLDHATGDFAERLGPLSEASLQHVRDRNIRLESGWRAEVVPAAADWVRRAVDALTRGFLLLVDYGHEARELYSATHAAGTLTTYRRQRSAAAGDGAAPPWLVDPGECDITAHVDLTLVRDAAEDAGARTLGVLDQTYFLLGLGAVERMNHASRESPDGGVAALRRRLALKSLLVPGGLGSTHKVMLFGKHVGTPSLAGCSYRVRAT